Proteins from one Ammospiza nelsoni isolate bAmmNel1 chromosome 18, bAmmNel1.pri, whole genome shotgun sequence genomic window:
- the SGSM1 gene encoding small G protein signaling modulator 1, which translates to MEVKQIMEEAVTRKFVHEDSSHIISFCAAVECCVLFGLKRRAAGFLRSNKIAALFMKVGKSFPLAEELCRKVQDLEQLIENARNQAQGVPENVRKVPKLPNLSPQAIRHLWIRTALFEKVLDKIVHYLVENSSKYYEKEALLMDPVDGPILASLLVGPCALEYTKMKTADHFWTDPSADELVQRHRIHSSHCRQDSPTKRPALCIQKRHSSGSMDDRPSLSARDYVESLHQNSRATLLYGKNNVLVQPRDDMEAIPGYLSLHQTADIMALKWTPNQLMNGSVGDLDYEKSVYWDYAMTIRLEEIVYLHCHQQVDSGGTVVLVSQDGIQRPPLRFPRGGHLLQFLSCLENGLLPHGQLDPPLWSQRGKGKVFPKLKKRSPQGSSESASDKEDDEATDYVFRIIYPGTQTEFVAINGAFHPLLAPVTAGRGKIMKIPAGSKMVVMPKWCLSVPGRSRALRAALGTSWHQLPQDLMDAPGAVLPPMWQPSTRKSSCSSCSQSGSSDGGPANGCSHERAPLKLLCDNMKYQILSRAFYGWLAYCRHLSTVRTHLSALVNHNIVSPDVPCSASAGLTVDIWHRYLQDSSSYEDQELLRLIYYGGIQHEIRKAVWPFLLGHYQFGMTEAERKEADEQTRACYEHTMAEWLGCEAIVRQREKESHAAALAKCSSGASLDSHIQRMMHRDSTISNESSQSCSSGRQNHAWLQSDSSSSTQVFESVDEVEQTEVDSQLEDGKQSKIPNGTVPNGMCSPDSGHPSSQNFSITSGFSERSFSNEDSALETTKSSSSSQGKVAGSDLPAPPDTDGVQQEKLQGQDSLEGEFPPGGSVDFVPMGEGSAGLLRDSDTVALTVVESWADSEAEKQSLVESEDNLSEEPEMESLYPQLDSLTVTDLTSTEPAALSSTGVTYSPELLDMYTVNLHRIEKDVQRCDRNYWYFTPANLEKLRNVMCSYIWQHIEIGYVQGMCDLLAPLLVILDDEALAFSCFTELMKRMNQNFPHGGAMDTHFANMRSLIQILDSELFELMHQNGDYTHFYFCYRWFLLDFKRELVYDDVFAVWETIWAAAHVSSAHYVLFIALALVEMYRDIILENNMDFTDIIKFFNEMAERHNTKQILKLARDLVYKVQTLIENK; encoded by the exons ccGCTGTGGAATGCTGTGTGCTGTTCGGGCTGAAGCGGAGGGCGGCCGGCTTCCTGCGCAGCAACAAGATCGCAGCGCTCTTCATGAAGGTGGGCAAGAGCTTCCCCCTGgcagaggagctctgcaggaaggtgcaggacctggagcagctcaTTGAGAACGC GAGGAACCAGGCCCAGGGGGTCCCGGAGAACGTGCGCAAGGTGCCCAAGCTGCCCAACCTGTCTCCTCAGGCCATCCGGCACCTCTGGATCCGCACAGCCCTCTTCGAAAAGGTCCTGGATAAAATTGTGCACTACCTGGTGGAGAACAGCAG TAAGTACTATGAGAAGGAAGCTCTCCTGATGGATCCTGTGGATGGGCCAATTCTGGCATCCTTGTTGG TGGGGCCCTGTGCACTGGAATACACCAAGATGAAGACGGCTGACCACTTCTGGACAGACCCCTCTGCAGATGAGCTGGTCCAGAGGCACAGGAtccacagctcccactgccGCCAGGACTCGCCCACCAAGCGCCCGGCGCTCTGT ATTCAGAAAAGGCATTCCAGTGGCAGCATGGATGACAGGCCATCCCTGTCTGCCAGGGACTACGTGGAGTCCCTGCACCAGAACTCCCGAGCCACGCTCCTGTACGGCAAGAACAACGTCCTGGTGCAGCCG AGAGATGACATGGAGGCAATCCCAGGGTACCTGTCCCTTCACCAGACTGCTGACATCATGGCACTGAAGTGGACCCCCAACCAGCTGATGAATGGCTCCGTGGGGGACCTGGACTATGAGAAGAG CGTGTACTGGGACTATGCCATGACCATTCGCCTGGAGGAGATCGTGtacctgcactgccaccagcagg TAGACAGCGGTGGCACGGTGGTCCTGGTGAGCCAGGATGGCATCCAGAGGCCACCTCTGCGTTTCCCCCGTGGAGGACACCTGCTGCAGTTCCTGTCCTGCCTGGAGAATGGCCTCCTGCCCCACGGGCAGCTGGACCCACCCCTCTGGTCACAGCGGGGAAAG GGAAAGGTGTTCCCCAAACTGAAGAAGAGAAGCCCCCAGGGCTCCTCCGAGTCCGCGTCCGACAAGGAGGATGATGAAGCCACGGATTATGTCTTCAGGATCATCTACCCTGGGACTCAGACAGAATTTG TTGCCATTAATGGTGCTTTTCACCCACTCCTTGCACCTGTGACTGCTGGGAGAGGGAAGATCATGAAGATTCCAGCTGGAAGCAAGATGGTGGTGATGCCCAAATGGTGTCTGAGTGTCCCTGGCAGATCCCGAGCTCTCcgtgctgctctgggcacctccTGGCATCAGT tgccccagGACCTGATGGACGCTCCGGGGGCTGTCCTGCCCCCCATGTGGCAGCCCAGCACCCGCaaatcctcctgctcctcctgctcccagagcGGCTCCTCCGACGGGGGCCCGGCCAACGGCTGCAGCCACGAGAG AGCTCCACTGAAGCTGCTGTGTGACAACATGAAGTACCAGATCCTGTCCCGGGCTTTCTATGGAT ggTTGGCCTACTGCAGACACCTGTCCACGGTGAGGACCCACCTGTCAGCACTGGTGAACCACAACATCGTGTCCCCCGATGTCCCCTGCAGCGCCAGCGCGGGGCTCACCGTGGACATCTGGCACAGATACCTGCAGGACAGCTCG AGTTACGaggaccaggagctgctgcgGCTGATCTACTACGGCGGGATCCAGCACGAGATCAGGAAGGCTGTGTGGCCCTTCCTGCTGGGCCATTACCAGTTTGGGATGACAGAGGCAGAGAGGAAGGAG gctgaCGAGCAGACCCGGGCATGCTATGAGCACACCATGGCAGAGTGGCTGGGCTGCGAGGCCATCGTCCGGCAGCGCGAGAAGGAGTCGCACGCCGCAGCCCTGGCCAAGTGCTCCTCGGGGGCCAGCCTGGACTCCCACATCCAGAGGATGATGCACAGGGACTCCACCATCAGCAACGAG tcctcgcagagctgcagctccggCCGGCAGAACCACGCCTGGCTGCAGAGCGactccagctccagcacccag GTGTTTGAATCTGTGGATGAGGTGGAACAGACTGAAGTAGATTCTCAGCTGGAAGATGGCAAACAAAGCAAGATCCCCAATGGGACAGTCCCCAATGGCATGTGTTCCCCTGATTCTGGGCACCCCTCTTCCCAAAACTTCTCCATCACATCGGGGTTCTCAGAGCGCAGCTTCAGCAACGAGGACAGTGCCCTGGAAACCACCAAATCCTCATCCAGCTCCCAGGGAAAGGTGGCTGGCTCCGACCTGCCAGCCCCACCAGACACGGATGGTGtccagcaggagaagctgcagggccAAGACAGCCTGGAAGGGGAATTTCCCCCTGGTGGAAGCGTGGATTTTGTCCCCATGGGTGAGGGCTCGGCGGGGCTCCTGCGTGACAGTGACACTGTGGCCCTGACTGTGGTGGAGAGCTGGGCAGACAGCGAGGCTGAGAAGCAGAGCCTGGTGGAGAGTGAGGACAACCTGTCTGAGGAGCCAGAGATGGAGAGTCTGTACCCACAGCTGGACTCTCTGACTGTGACTGATCTGACCAGCACTGAACCAGCTGCGCTCTCCTCCACGGGGGTCACCTACTCT ccagagctgctggacatGTACACGGTGAACCTGCACCGCATTGAGAAGGACGTGCAGCGCTGTGACCGCAACTACTGGTACTTCACCCCTGCCAACCTGGAGAAGCTCCGCAACGTCATGTGCAg CTACATCTGGCAGCACATTGAGATTGGCTACGTGCAGGGCATGTGTGACCTGCTGGCCCCTCTCCTGGTCATCCTGGATGATG AGGCTTTGGCCTTCAGCTGCTTCACTGAGCTGATGAAGAGGATGAACCAGAACTTCCCCCACGGAGGAGCCATGGACACCCACTTTGCCAACATGAGGTCGCTGATCCAG ATTCTGGACTCTGAGCTCTTTGAGCTGATGCACCAGAATGGGGATTACACTCATTTCTACTTCTGCTACCGATGGTTTCTCCTGGACTTCAAGAGAG AGCTGGTGTATGACGATGTCTTTGCTGTCTGGGAGAccatctgggctgctgctcacGTCTCCTCTGCTCACTACGTGCTCTTCATAGCCCTGGCCCTGGTGGAGATGTACCGGGACATCATCCTGGAGAACAACATGGATTTTACAGACATCATCAAGTTTTTCAATG AAATGGCCGAGCGCCACAACACCAAGCAGATCCTGAAGCTGGCTCGGGACCTGGTGTATAAAGTGCAGACTCTGATTGAGAACAAATGA